A genomic segment from Desulfobacterales bacterium encodes:
- the gmd gene encoding GDP-mannose 4,6-dehydratase — MKTKALITGITGQDGAYLAELLLEKGYEVHGIKRRSSLFNTQRVDHLYKDPHEKDIRFKLHYGDLTDASNLTRIIQEVQPDEIYNLAAQSHVKVSFETPEYTANTDALGTLRVLEAVRLLGLGEKTRFYQASTSELYGKVQETPQSETTPFYPRSPYACAKLYAYWCTVNYREAYNLFACNGILFNHESPLRGETFVSRKITRAAARIALGLQAGLYLGNLDALRDWGHAKDFVRAQWLILQQNQPDDYVIATGEQHSVRDFCIKAFRQIGVTLAWRGKGPSEEGFVADVTPVKTLERYKGLVRVRPVMKGQVVVSVDPRYFRPTEVDTLLGNPGKARRKLGWKTEISFDEMVAEMVANDLEESAREAICKRNGFPILGSVEADM; from the coding sequence TTGAAAACAAAAGCTTTAATTACCGGCATTACCGGACAGGACGGTGCATATCTGGCCGAGTTATTATTGGAAAAGGGTTATGAAGTGCATGGCATCAAGCGCCGTTCTTCGCTGTTCAACACCCAGCGGGTGGACCATCTTTACAAGGACCCCCATGAAAAAGATATCCGCTTCAAACTGCATTACGGCGATTTGACGGACGCCTCCAATTTGACGCGTATTATTCAGGAAGTCCAACCCGATGAAATCTACAACCTGGCAGCCCAGAGCCATGTGAAAGTTTCCTTTGAAACACCGGAATACACGGCCAATACCGATGCGTTGGGAACCTTGCGGGTGCTGGAAGCGGTTCGTCTCTTGGGGCTTGGGGAAAAAACCCGGTTTTATCAGGCTTCTACGTCCGAACTCTACGGAAAGGTTCAGGAAACACCCCAGAGCGAGACAACGCCGTTTTATCCCCGTTCCCCTTATGCCTGCGCCAAGCTGTATGCCTACTGGTGCACCGTCAACTACCGTGAGGCCTATAACCTGTTTGCCTGCAACGGCATTCTGTTCAACCATGAGTCGCCCCTCCGGGGGGAAACGTTTGTCAGTCGTAAAATCACCCGGGCGGCAGCCCGAATTGCTCTTGGCCTTCAGGCAGGTCTCTACCTCGGCAATCTGGATGCCTTGCGGGATTGGGGGCATGCCAAAGACTTTGTCCGGGCCCAGTGGCTGATCCTGCAGCAGAATCAGCCGGATGATTATGTCATTGCCACCGGCGAGCAGCACTCGGTTCGGGATTTTTGCATAAAAGCGTTCAGGCAGATTGGTGTCACGCTGGCATGGCGCGGAAAGGGCCCTTCCGAAGAGGGCTTTGTTGCCGACGTGACGCCTGTTAAAACGCTTGAGCGCTACAAAGGCCTGGTTAGAGTCCGACCCGTGATGAAAGGGCAGGTGGTGGTCTCTGTTGACCCGCGGTATTTCCGGCCCACCGAGGTGGATACGCTGCTGGGAAATCCGGGCAAAGCGCGCCGAAAACTGGGCTGGAAAACCGAGATTTCATTTGACGAAATGGTGGCTGAAATGGTGGCGAATGATCTAGAGGAAAGCGCCCGGGAAGCCATCTGCAAGCGCAACGGGTTTCCGATTTTGGGTAGTGTGGAAGCAGATATGTAA